From one Methylocystis parvus OBBP genomic stretch:
- a CDS encoding type I restriction endonuclease subunit R, giving the protein MNRPPQFTTSEAGGAQIQALHTLINCGWRYVTRAEADQWRDGRRTLPFLETQLRADLARINRIHVDGRAHSFSEANIDAAIRRLSDRVPEGVVRANERMTDDLMLGIALPQTIGATSRERPFNFIDWIDWRANTFQVTSEYTVSEPGGPTIRIDLVLFVNGIPLGVIEVKASHVAADQGVSQQIRNQKLGEGVPALFYSAQLLLAANSYDPRYGTVGTPRKLWSVWKEREDSPGFAEEVVNRQLDSVERKRVALDFAAHMKRHDGLMQRHRFVTPLDETIIGLCRPERFMRLVRRYMLFDGPQKKVARYQQVATVETLLKRTEERDSAGRRKGGVVWHTQGSGKSLTMVMLAKSIGMVRPQARIVIVTDRTDLDDQITKTFRATGQEPKRAATGENLLTLIEEMTPVVTTLIHKFRAGLNKRRVVDTSFDIFVLVDESHRSQYGNLDSLHARMREVLPNACFIAFTGTPIAKKEKSTFAKFGDLVQPSYSMRDAVADKAVVPLLYEGREVVTDVDETQIDRWFEVHTRGLSDDQRADLKRKMSRAREIEGVDSRLQSIAFDVGQHFSTNFKGTGLKGQLAASSKRAAILLKKLFDEFGVVTTEVVISAPEMRESEDEVDEVDDDLVRTFWRKMMERYGGEDAYNRTIVEQFKGPADPDIIIVVDKLLTGFDAPRNTVLYVARRLKEHGLLQAIARVNRVFDEDGAPDKPFGFIIDYTGVLKDLGDALASYDALQGFSPEDIAGSVSAIRDEASKVPGAHAALLDVFKSVSNRFDAEAYARLLADEEIRAEFYARLSEFSRAFSVALASPAFVEATKPELLKRWKDDLGRFVSLRAAVSLRFAERVDWRDYEKRIRQLLDRHVIARDVVTLVEPLNIFDDIAIEGRRREKTESDASVADTIAHQLTRSIEEKWDEDPIFFEKFSKLVRDTIADFHKGRISDLTYLSTVKELRDKVQTRQDETDPTPARLRDDGHAQAFWGLAKRNLEKAGVGDIELAAEIALEISRIVQKRRKVGWQYDRDVENIIRNDIDDFFFEELRGKRDILIDPAILDGIVDDVLASARVRLAQ; this is encoded by the coding sequence GTGAACCGTCCGCCCCAATTCACCACCTCAGAGGCGGGCGGCGCGCAGATTCAAGCCCTGCACACGCTGATCAACTGCGGCTGGCGGTATGTTACCAGGGCCGAGGCCGATCAATGGCGCGACGGGAGGCGGACTCTGCCTTTTCTCGAGACCCAGCTCCGGGCTGATCTGGCGCGCATCAACCGCATTCACGTTGATGGACGAGCGCATTCTTTCTCTGAGGCGAACATCGATGCCGCCATTCGACGCCTCTCCGATCGTGTCCCCGAGGGCGTGGTGCGCGCCAATGAACGGATGACTGATGATCTGATGCTCGGCATCGCCTTGCCGCAAACTATCGGTGCAACGTCGCGAGAGCGGCCTTTTAATTTTATCGATTGGATTGACTGGCGAGCCAACACATTTCAAGTGACCAGCGAATACACGGTGAGCGAACCGGGCGGTCCGACGATCCGGATTGATCTCGTGCTTTTCGTCAACGGGATTCCCCTAGGCGTCATCGAGGTCAAAGCCTCGCATGTCGCCGCCGATCAAGGCGTCAGCCAGCAGATTCGTAATCAGAAGTTGGGTGAAGGCGTACCCGCTCTCTTCTACTCCGCACAACTCTTGCTAGCGGCTAACAGCTACGATCCGCGATACGGCACAGTGGGAACGCCCCGAAAACTTTGGAGCGTATGGAAGGAACGCGAGGACTCGCCTGGCTTCGCCGAAGAGGTCGTAAACCGTCAGCTCGATTCGGTCGAGAGGAAACGCGTGGCGCTTGATTTTGCCGCGCACATGAAGCGGCATGACGGCTTGATGCAGCGGCATCGGTTCGTCACGCCGCTCGACGAAACGATTATCGGGCTTTGCCGACCGGAACGGTTCATGCGGTTGGTTCGACGCTACATGTTGTTTGACGGGCCTCAAAAGAAGGTGGCGCGCTATCAACAGGTGGCGACGGTCGAGACCCTGCTGAAGCGGACGGAGGAGCGTGACTCGGCCGGGCGACGCAAGGGGGGTGTGGTCTGGCACACCCAGGGTTCAGGCAAGAGCTTGACTATGGTAATGCTCGCCAAGTCCATTGGCATGGTGCGCCCGCAGGCGCGCATCGTCATTGTGACGGACCGGACCGATCTCGATGACCAGATCACCAAGACTTTCCGCGCCACCGGCCAGGAGCCGAAGCGGGCGGCGACAGGCGAGAATCTGCTCACCCTGATCGAGGAAATGACACCAGTCGTCACCACGCTCATCCATAAGTTCCGGGCAGGCCTGAACAAACGACGGGTCGTCGATACATCGTTCGACATCTTCGTCCTGGTGGACGAGAGTCACCGCAGCCAGTATGGCAATCTTGACAGTCTGCATGCTCGAATGCGCGAGGTGCTGCCCAACGCTTGCTTCATCGCCTTCACCGGCACGCCAATCGCCAAGAAGGAGAAGAGCACCTTCGCCAAGTTCGGCGACCTTGTTCAACCCTCCTATTCTATGCGTGACGCCGTTGCCGACAAGGCGGTGGTGCCACTACTCTATGAAGGGCGGGAAGTCGTCACCGACGTCGATGAGACGCAGATTGATCGATGGTTCGAGGTCCACACGCGGGGTCTTTCCGACGACCAGCGTGCCGATCTAAAGCGCAAGATGAGCCGGGCACGCGAGATTGAGGGCGTGGATTCACGGCTTCAGTCCATCGCCTTCGATGTCGGTCAGCACTTCTCGACGAACTTCAAAGGAACGGGTCTGAAGGGCCAGCTCGCGGCATCGTCGAAGCGGGCCGCGATTCTGCTCAAAAAGCTTTTCGACGAATTCGGTGTCGTGACCACAGAGGTTGTGATATCGGCTCCAGAAATGCGTGAAAGCGAAGACGAGGTTGATGAGGTCGACGACGATCTCGTGCGGACGTTCTGGCGTAAGATGATGGAGCGCTATGGTGGCGAGGACGCCTATAACCGCACCATCGTCGAGCAGTTCAAAGGTCCAGCGGATCCGGACATCATTATCGTCGTCGACAAGCTGCTGACCGGTTTCGATGCGCCGCGCAACACCGTCCTCTATGTTGCTCGGCGCCTGAAGGAGCATGGTCTGTTGCAGGCTATCGCGCGTGTCAACCGCGTCTTCGACGAGGACGGCGCGCCGGATAAGCCCTTCGGCTTCATCATCGACTATACGGGTGTCCTCAAGGACCTTGGTGACGCGCTCGCCAGTTACGACGCGCTCCAGGGCTTCAGCCCTGAGGACATCGCCGGCAGTGTGTCGGCTATTCGGGACGAGGCGAGCAAGGTGCCGGGTGCCCATGCCGCCTTGCTCGACGTGTTCAAATCCGTTTCCAACCGCTTCGACGCCGAGGCCTACGCTCGCCTCTTAGCCGATGAGGAGATTCGGGCCGAGTTTTACGCACGCCTGTCGGAGTTTTCCCGCGCCTTTTCCGTGGCGCTTGCCTCGCCAGCCTTTGTCGAGGCGACGAAACCGGAGCTGCTAAAACGATGGAAAGACGATCTCGGTCGGTTCGTTTCGCTGCGCGCCGCGGTGAGCCTTCGCTTCGCAGAGCGCGTAGACTGGCGAGATTATGAGAAACGCATCCGCCAGTTGCTGGACCGGCACGTCATCGCGCGCGACGTTGTCACGCTGGTCGAGCCGCTGAATATCTTCGACGATATCGCGATCGAGGGACGCCGTCGGGAAAAAACAGAGAGCGATGCGTCGGTTGCCGACACGATCGCGCATCAGTTGACTCGTTCTATCGAGGAAAAATGGGATGAAGACCCGATTTTCTTTGAAAAGTTCTCAAAGCTCGTTCGGGACACCATCGCCGATTTCCACAAAGGACGCATCAGCGATCTGACCTATCTTTCGACGGTCAAGGAGTTGCGCGACAAGGTTCAAACTCGGCAGGATGAAACCGATCCAACCCCGGCGCGTCTTCGCGACGATGGTCACGCCCAGGCCTTTTGGGGGTTGGCGAAGCGTAATCTGGAAAAGGCTGGTGTCGGTGATATCGAATTGGCCGCCGAAATCGCACTGGAGATCAGTCGGATTGTGCAGAAGCGTCGCAAAGTCGGCTGGCAATACGATCGCGATGTCGAGAACATTATTCGGAACGACATCGACGATTTCTTTTTTGAGGAGCTGCGCGGCAAGCGTGATATCTTGATCGATCCCGCCATTCTTGATGGCATCGTCGATGATGTGCTCGCATCGGCCCGCGTGCGGCTGGCGCAATGA
- a CDS encoding serine/threonine-protein kinase codes for MSLAPLALPITNGTTFYNKYRLMQPIGRGAFGEVWLAQDQAVNHQYAIKILNSGIGIDQRLREAQVGHAFTHNNLVRVHQADVATDGKVVIAMDYFPDGSITTLANPVNFLPLPMALRTIIDMLQGLEHLHSHNFFHNDVKPQNILRGQHGQAKLADYGIVGISPTGAPVQPSSWYVLHAAPETVAGNGIEARTDIFQTGLTLFRLLVGLGTLEAKFHSLGLAAYADALVKGKLITRTDFPAYIPNAVCRAVLTSIDPDPTRRFQSALEMRRALEKLSFPGHWTLDVSGGLTGVDAKHTYRFEHVVAGCANASFTAFKRNSASGRETRVSQFTEKNLTNAGATKLETSFIKAVVEGIVT; via the coding sequence ATGAGCCTTGCCCCGCTCGCGCTGCCGATTACCAATGGCACGACGTTTTACAACAAATACCGCCTCATGCAGCCAATCGGCCGTGGGGCGTTCGGCGAAGTGTGGCTCGCCCAAGACCAGGCGGTTAATCATCAATATGCGATCAAAATTCTGAATTCTGGAATTGGCATCGATCAACGCTTGCGTGAAGCTCAGGTCGGTCATGCCTTCACACACAATAATCTGGTTCGGGTTCATCAAGCTGACGTTGCGACCGATGGAAAGGTCGTTATCGCAATGGATTATTTCCCGGATGGATCGATTACGACGCTAGCGAATCCAGTTAATTTTCTTCCACTGCCGATGGCGCTACGCACCATCATCGATATGCTCCAAGGGCTGGAGCATCTGCATTCGCACAACTTTTTCCATAACGATGTGAAGCCGCAAAACATCTTGCGCGGTCAGCATGGGCAGGCGAAGCTAGCGGATTATGGGATCGTAGGAATTTCGCCTACCGGAGCGCCTGTTCAGCCGTCGAGTTGGTATGTTCTCCACGCGGCGCCAGAAACGGTTGCGGGCAATGGCATTGAAGCGCGGACCGACATTTTCCAGACCGGGCTGACCTTGTTTCGTTTGCTCGTGGGCTTGGGAACGCTGGAAGCAAAATTCCATTCGCTAGGGCTTGCCGCTTATGCTGACGCATTGGTGAAAGGCAAGCTGATCACGCGGACCGATTTTCCAGCCTACATCCCCAATGCTGTTTGCAGAGCCGTTCTGACTTCCATTGATCCGGACCCCACAAGGCGTTTTCAGTCGGCACTGGAAATGAGACGCGCCCTCGAAAAACTGTCCTTCCCCGGACATTGGACGCTGGACGTGTCCGGCGGCCTCACGGGCGTGGACGCGAAGCATACGTATCGTTTCGAACATGTCGTGGCGGGATGCGCAAATGCGTCATTCACTGCCTTCAAGAGGAATTCGGCTTCCGGTCGCGAAACAAGAGTGTCTCAGTTCACCGAGAAAAACCTGACCAACGCGGGGGCAACGAAGCTCGAGACTTCTTTTATTAAGGCAGTCGTCGAAGGGATAGTTACGTGA
- a CDS encoding restriction endonuclease subunit S — protein sequence MAAHLGDFFSNRQEPGRAGLPVMSVTMNDSLVLRDDMERRTESALRPDQHLLVKAGDIAYNMMRMWQGACGLAKDDGIVSPAYVVLAPKPGIDSRFAYHWFKSARMIHLFWAYSHGLTEDRLRLYFDAFAEIPIAPPSLEQQRRIVVVLDAWDQAIEQTERLIAAKRRRKSAVVGRVLFDLSAKRGFVHDLADVNPRNTKVSADTVVSFVGMEDVSETGALATKSDRVRGELGNGYTQFANGDILVAKITPCFENGKGALARGLTNGVGFGTTEFHVIRPHNPADADYLHQVTLTRAFRIAGERQMTGSAGQRRVPAAFIEDFPIFLIGNNARRTAGNLLASFDAEMNQLEARLAALRTQKRGLMQNLLTGERPLGEKFQ from the coding sequence ATGGCCGCACATCTGGGCGACTTCTTCAGCAATCGGCAGGAACCAGGCCGCGCAGGATTGCCTGTCATGTCGGTGACGATGAACGATAGTCTTGTTCTGCGTGATGACATGGAACGCCGCACCGAGTCCGCTCTCCGGCCAGATCAGCATTTGCTCGTGAAAGCGGGCGATATCGCCTACAACATGATGCGCATGTGGCAAGGCGCCTGCGGTCTTGCGAAAGACGACGGCATTGTCAGCCCGGCCTATGTGGTTCTTGCGCCAAAGCCCGGCATCGACAGCCGCTTTGCGTATCATTGGTTCAAATCGGCGCGCATGATCCATCTGTTCTGGGCCTATTCACACGGCCTGACAGAGGATCGTTTGCGGCTCTATTTCGACGCCTTTGCCGAAATTCCGATAGCGCCCCCCTCACTTGAGCAACAACGCCGCATCGTCGTTGTGCTCGATGCGTGGGATCAAGCCATCGAACAGACCGAACGCCTGATCGCGGCTAAGCGGCGGCGTAAGAGTGCGGTCGTCGGGCGCGTGCTCTTCGATTTGAGCGCGAAACGTGGATTTGTTCACGACTTGGCCGACGTCAATCCCAGAAACACAAAGGTCAGCGCTGATACGGTAGTATCATTCGTCGGAATGGAAGATGTGTCCGAAACGGGCGCTCTTGCGACCAAGTCAGATCGCGTTCGTGGAGAGCTAGGCAACGGCTACACACAATTTGCCAATGGTGACATTCTAGTTGCAAAAATCACGCCCTGTTTCGAGAACGGCAAAGGGGCATTGGCGCGCGGCCTAACCAATGGCGTCGGCTTTGGAACGACTGAGTTCCATGTCATTCGGCCACACAATCCTGCTGATGCCGATTACCTCCACCAAGTCACGCTTACACGCGCATTTCGAATTGCAGGCGAGCGCCAAATGACGGGAAGCGCGGGTCAACGGCGCGTACCTGCCGCGTTCATCGAAGATTTTCCAATCTTCCTCATTGGCAACAATGCCCGTCGCACAGCCGGTAACCTGCTTGCGTCGTTCGACGCGGAGATGAACCAGCTCGAAGCCCGCTTGGCAGCCCTTCGCACCCAAAAGCGGGGCCTGATGCAAAACCTGCTGACCGGCGAACGGCCTCTCGGAGAGAAATTTCAATGA
- a CDS encoding GIY-YIG nuclease family protein encodes MSEAPSRAASRRGRTLKLYLVDGTPSGVITAELGISSVRAAFASRTALPELIRREEATRTGVYLLAGPDPDLPGRQLVYVGEGDQVKTRLAAHDADEAKEFFTRAVLVVSKDENLTKAHGRYLEGRIIAAIRKAGRAKLVNGTEPPFRGLPEPEIADMERVLDEIEILLPVLGFDILRPAGQEAGPPQQPSGTPEMLAKALPEFVSREGGAEARARESGDEFVVLEGSQARVRENASAGDHVRRKRRELMEAGALVSSDDGERLRFTKDVPFDTPSGAGSVVFGGNVNGREFWRHKDTGQRYGEWRASQLDEGAQH; translated from the coding sequence ATGTCTGAGGCTCCCTCGCGCGCGGCGTCCCGGCGTGGACGCACCCTGAAGCTCTATCTGGTCGATGGCACGCCATCGGGCGTCATCACGGCGGAGCTGGGCATATCGTCGGTTCGCGCGGCCTTTGCCTCGCGCACGGCTCTGCCGGAGCTGATCCGCCGGGAAGAGGCGACGCGCACCGGCGTTTATCTTCTGGCAGGGCCGGACCCGGATTTGCCGGGGCGCCAGCTCGTCTATGTCGGAGAGGGCGATCAGGTGAAGACCCGTCTTGCCGCCCATGACGCGGATGAGGCGAAAGAGTTCTTCACCCGCGCGGTACTGGTCGTCTCCAAGGACGAGAATCTAACCAAGGCGCATGGGCGCTATCTTGAAGGCCGCATCATCGCCGCCATTCGCAAAGCGGGCCGGGCGAAGCTCGTCAATGGCACGGAGCCGCCGTTTCGCGGCCTGCCAGAGCCGGAAATCGCCGATATGGAGCGAGTGCTGGACGAGATCGAAATACTACTCCCCGTTCTGGGTTTTGACATTCTGCGGCCTGCGGGACAGGAGGCGGGCCCGCCGCAGCAGCCCAGCGGGACACCCGAAATGCTTGCCAAGGCGTTGCCGGAATTCGTCTCGCGCGAGGGGGGAGCCGAGGCGCGGGCGCGGGAATCAGGGGACGAGTTTGTCGTTCTCGAAGGGTCTCAAGCCAGAGTGCGGGAAAACGCCAGCGCAGGCGACCATGTGCGTCGCAAGCGCCGTGAATTGATGGAAGCGGGAGCGCTGGTAAGCAGCGACGACGGTGAGCGGCTGCGCTTCACAAAAGATGTGCCCTTCGACACGCCGTCAGGAGCCGGATCGGTCGTGTTCGGCGGCAATGTCAACGGCCGCGAATTCTGGCGCCACAAGGATACAGGTCAGCGCTATGGCGAGTGGCGGGCCTCTCAATTGGATGAAGGGGCGCAGCACTGA
- a CDS encoding type I restriction-modification system subunit M translates to MTALQKDDILSAVWRACDTFRGAVDATQYKDYVLTALFLKYISDVRRKHLEEFRSEYGSDELRIQRRLDRERFKLPMVELKNSKTNEVEESFLGDFYSLHERRARDNIGELINIVLDAIEKANEGKLGGLFRAIDFNSETNLGQTKDRNRRLKTLLEDFAKPGLDLSDTSEDILGDAYIFLIERFASDAGKKAGEFFTPRKVSEVVAKLAHPKSGDRICDPACGSGSLLLRAGEEVLDGNFQLFGQESNGSTRSLARLNMLLHAQDNARIDWCDTLNSPTLIESDHLMRFDVVVANPPFSLDKWWGNTDSEGNALPDPYKRFTPHMPPKSRGDYAFILHMLAITRPTVGRMAVVAPHGVLFRSGAEGKIREKLIRDNLLDAVIGLPAQLFPTTGIPVCIMVFDKARESGGLRSHERNILFIDASRNFEPGKKQNRLTDENVDKMVDTYRRRAVIERYSHEATLEEIEANGFNLNIPRYVDTFEPEPEVDLQAVQNEIRALETQLAETRKKMNSYLKELGIDV, encoded by the coding sequence GTGACCGCCCTTCAAAAAGACGATATTCTCTCTGCGGTCTGGCGCGCGTGCGACACGTTCCGCGGCGCCGTCGACGCGACCCAATACAAGGACTATGTCCTTACTGCTCTCTTCCTCAAGTATATCAGCGATGTGCGTCGAAAGCACCTCGAAGAGTTCCGCAGTGAGTACGGCAGCGACGAACTTCGCATTCAACGCCGCCTTGATCGCGAGCGCTTCAAGCTGCCGATGGTCGAGCTGAAAAACAGCAAGACCAATGAGGTGGAGGAGAGCTTCCTCGGCGATTTCTACAGCCTCCATGAACGCCGGGCGCGCGATAATATCGGCGAGCTGATCAACATCGTCTTGGACGCCATAGAGAAAGCCAACGAGGGCAAGCTCGGTGGTCTTTTCCGCGCGATCGACTTCAACTCCGAAACCAACTTGGGCCAGACGAAGGATCGCAATCGCCGATTGAAGACGCTGTTGGAGGACTTCGCCAAGCCGGGCCTCGACCTGTCCGACACCTCCGAGGACATTCTGGGTGACGCCTACATCTTCCTGATCGAGCGTTTCGCGTCGGATGCCGGCAAGAAGGCGGGTGAGTTCTTCACGCCGCGCAAGGTGTCGGAGGTCGTGGCCAAGCTGGCGCATCCAAAGTCCGGGGATCGCATTTGCGATCCTGCCTGCGGCTCGGGGTCGCTGCTGCTGCGCGCGGGCGAGGAGGTGCTGGATGGAAACTTCCAACTCTTCGGCCAGGAATCGAACGGCAGCACGCGCTCGTTGGCGCGGCTCAACATGTTGCTACACGCCCAGGATAACGCGCGTATCGACTGGTGCGACACACTCAACTCGCCGACGCTGATCGAAAGCGATCATTTAATGCGCTTCGATGTGGTGGTCGCCAATCCGCCGTTCAGCCTGGACAAATGGTGGGGCAATACGGACTCGGAAGGCAACGCGCTCCCGGACCCCTATAAGCGCTTCACCCCCCACATGCCGCCCAAGAGCCGCGGCGACTATGCCTTCATCCTGCACATGCTGGCGATCACCCGGCCGACGGTCGGACGCATGGCGGTCGTCGCCCCGCATGGCGTCCTGTTCCGCTCTGGCGCCGAGGGTAAGATTCGCGAAAAGCTGATCCGCGACAATCTGCTCGACGCGGTCATCGGTCTGCCGGCGCAGCTCTTCCCGACCACCGGCATCCCGGTCTGCATCATGGTGTTCGACAAGGCGCGCGAGTCCGGTGGCCTCAGGTCGCACGAACGGAACATTCTCTTCATCGACGCCAGCCGCAACTTCGAGCCCGGAAAGAAGCAAAACCGGCTGACCGATGAGAACGTCGATAAGATGGTCGACACCTATCGCCGCCGGGCCGTGATCGAACGTTATTCCCATGAGGCGACGTTAGAGGAGATCGAGGCGAATGGCTTCAACCTCAACATTCCGCGCTACGTCGATACGTTCGAACCCGAGCCTGAGGTCGATCTCCAGGCCGTGCAGAACGAAATCCGCGCCCTCGAAACCCAGCTCGCAGAAACCCGGAAGAAGATGAACTCCTACCTGAAGGAGTTGGGCATCGATGTCTGA
- a CDS encoding M48 family metallopeptidase, whose product MAARSASEQIEICWGERRVVAELLRTERRSLRIDVRPTGEVAIFAPAGEEIDEIRSRACRKGAWIFAQIDTIAQRPKVTPKRRFISGETHLLLGRQYRLSIEQSDDPHVRLDGERLVVSARSTDDQAHCRRVLQVFYSLRAREVFRQRFDVVAEPFVRKGLKRPPLVIRPMSKRWGSFTPGGRVVLNVDLVRASPKLIDYVICHELAHAFHPDHGEGWRSLLDSVMPDWMSRKAELESSLR is encoded by the coding sequence ATGGCCGCTCGTTCGGCAAGTGAGCAGATCGAAATATGTTGGGGGGAGCGTCGGGTCGTCGCAGAGCTCCTTCGCACGGAGAGACGTTCACTCCGAATCGACGTTCGACCGACGGGTGAAGTTGCCATTTTTGCACCTGCTGGTGAGGAGATCGACGAAATTCGCAGCAGAGCGTGCCGGAAGGGCGCCTGGATATTCGCGCAGATCGACACGATTGCTCAAAGGCCGAAGGTCACGCCTAAACGCAGGTTTATTTCCGGCGAGACGCATCTTCTGCTCGGTCGACAATATCGGTTGTCTATCGAGCAGTCCGACGATCCTCATGTCCGACTCGACGGCGAGCGCCTGGTGGTCAGTGCTCGATCGACCGACGATCAGGCCCATTGCAGGCGTGTCCTCCAGGTGTTCTATTCACTCAGAGCGCGGGAGGTTTTTCGGCAACGGTTTGACGTCGTGGCAGAGCCCTTTGTACGGAAGGGCCTGAAGCGGCCTCCGCTCGTCATCCGGCCTATGTCAAAGCGCTGGGGCAGCTTCACTCCAGGCGGCCGAGTGGTGCTCAACGTGGACTTGGTGAGGGCTAGCCCAAAACTGATCGACTATGTGATTTGCCATGAGCTCGCGCATGCATTCCATCCAGATCACGGCGAGGGATGGCGTTCCCTGCTCGATAGCGTTATGCCAGACTGGATGTCTCGAAAGGCGGAACTGGAAAGTTCGTTGCGCTAA
- a CDS encoding restriction endonuclease subunit S codes for MLELRKIASTFSGVTVQEADGGTARFVRLSDLSDLKAGRKPVLAAGEAPTVARALPIEDGDLIIGARGAATDVCLATPGMLGAFVSLDLYLVRPDVSKVAPGYLVAVLELPATQVLFAGGKQGSGLARLPKDALENVPIPLPPLPQQRLIAELAESFNDEDRLLKRLADLNSILGREAIARAIRAVNQRQNS; via the coding sequence ATGCTCGAACTCAGGAAAATTGCCAGCACATTTTCGGGGGTGACGGTCCAAGAGGCCGATGGCGGGACTGCGCGCTTCGTGCGGCTGTCTGATCTGTCGGACCTGAAGGCCGGACGCAAGCCCGTGCTGGCTGCCGGAGAAGCGCCGACGGTTGCGCGAGCCCTCCCAATCGAGGATGGGGATTTGATTATCGGTGCGCGCGGCGCTGCGACGGACGTTTGTCTCGCGACACCTGGAATGTTGGGAGCGTTCGTGTCGCTGGATCTCTATCTCGTTCGTCCCGATGTCTCGAAAGTCGCCCCAGGCTATCTCGTGGCCGTTCTCGAACTTCCTGCAACTCAAGTTTTGTTCGCTGGCGGCAAGCAGGGAAGTGGTCTTGCTCGACTTCCAAAGGATGCTCTGGAGAACGTGCCAATTCCCCTCCCGCCCTTACCTCAGCAGCGGCTGATCGCGGAACTGGCGGAGTCCTTCAATGATGAGGATAGGCTGCTGAAACGGCTAGCCGATCTCAACTCCATTCTTGGTCGAGAGGCCATCGCGCGCGCCATCCGTGCTGTAAACCAGCGCCAGAATTCTTAG